The Scatophagus argus isolate fScaArg1 chromosome 20, fScaArg1.pri, whole genome shotgun sequence genome window below encodes:
- the si:dkey-247m21.3 gene encoding 5-hydroxytryptamine receptor 4, whose translation MATASPRHLLDDIINTGQQQQEPQQQEFLSSLETIILTIFLSVIIIMTVFGNLLVMVALCKDRHLRKKKTNYFIVSLAFADLLVAVVVMPFAAIELTTGQWRYGEIFCLIRTSLDVQLTTASILHLCCIALDRYYAICCQPLVYRHKMTPVRVAVMLSGCWLIPTFISFLPIMQSWNAIGIEDIIEERRALAGGANDTSCVFLVNRPYALICSTVAFYVPLALMVLAYQRIYVTAMTHVRQIETLQRAGSAPVTGTTPMITVRSSTSSDPLEHYRLRTTTGFSSSEQAPVANSRMRVETKAAKTLAVIMGCFCLCWAPFFITNVVDPFIHYSVPWQLWTAWLWLGYINSGLNPFLYAFLNRAFRRAFLVILCCGDERYARQGSYSYGHTHRVCSAASVNGTSMALRLSFLPNRSYSDNGQTILPKDQESQDSLGPL comes from the exons ATGGCCACAGCATCACCTCGACA ttTGCTGGATGACATAATAAACACAGGACAGCAACAACAGgaaccacagcagcaggaatTCCTAAGCTCCCTGGAGACAATCATTCTCACCATCTTTCTCTCCGTCATTATCATCATGACAGTGTTTGGAAACCTGCTGGTCATGGTGGCACTCTGCAAGGACAGACATCTGCG AAAGAAGAAGACTAACTACTTCATTGTGTCACTGGCCTTTGCTGACTTGCTGGTTGCGGTGGTGGTGATGCCTTTTGCTGCTATCGAGCTGACCACCGGCCAGTGGCGGTACGGAGAGATCTTCTGCCTGATCCGAACGTCTCTGGATGTCCAGCTGACTACAGCATCTATCCTGCACCTTTGTTGCATTGCACTGGACAG GTATTACGCTATCTGCTGCCAGCCACTGGTCTACAGACATAAGATGACCCCTGTCAGAGTGGCGGTGATGCTCAGTGGCTGCTGGCTCATCCCCACATTCATCTCCTTCCTACCCATCATGCAAAGCTGGAACGCCATCGGCATTGAGGACATT ATTGAGGAGAGGCGAGCCTTGGCAGGAGGCGCCAATGACACCAGCTGTGTGTTTCTGGTCAACCGGCCGTATGCCCTGATCTGTTCTACGGTAGCCTTCTATGTCCCATTAGCCCTCATGGTCCTGGCCTACCAGCGTATCTATGTCACTGCTATGACCCACGTGCGGCAGATTGAGACATTGCAGCGGGCCGGCTCCGCTCCCGTCACCGGGACAACTCCGATGATCACCGTGAGGTCATCCACTTCCTCGGATCCATTGGAACACTACCGCCTCAGGACAACCACAGGCTTCTCTTCCTCAGAACAGGCTCCTGTAGCAAACAGCCGCATGCGCGTTGAGACTAAGGCGGCAAAGACCCTGGCAGTTATAATGGGTTGTTTCTGCCTATGTTGGGCACCATTCTTCATCACCAATGTGGTGGACCCATTCATCCATTATTCAGTGCCCTGGCAGCTGTGGACAGCCTGGCTGTGGCTGGGGTACATTAACTCAGGGTTGAACCCCTTCCTTTACGCCTTTCTGAACCGGGCATTTCGGAGGGCATTTCTGGTAATTCTATGCTGTGGGGATGAGCGATACGCACGGCAGGGTAGTTACTCCTACGGACATACCCACAGAGTGTGCTCGGCTGCGTCGGTCAACGGGACATCTATGGCACTGAg